A DNA window from Aspergillus nidulans FGSC A4 chromosome V contains the following coding sequences:
- a CDS encoding mannose-1-phosphate guanylyltransferase (transcript_id=CADANIAT00003491): MKALILVGGFGTRLRPLTLTLPKPLVEFGNRPMILHQVESLAAAGVTDIVLAVNYRPDVMVSALKKYEEQYNVKIEFSVETEPLGTAGPLKLAESILAKDDSPFFVLNSDVICDYPFQQLAEFHKRHGDEGTIVVTKVDEPSKYGVVVHKPNHPSRIDRFVEKPVEFVGNRINAGMYILNPSVLKRIELRPTSIEQETFPAIVRDGQLHSFDLEGFWMDVGQPKDFLTGTCLYLTSLTKRNSKLLAPNSEPYVYGGNVMVDPTAKIGKNCRIGPNVVIGPNVVIGDGVRLQRCVLMENSKVKDHAWIKSTIVGWNSSVGRWARLENVTVLGDDVTIADEVYVNGGSILPHKSIKQNIDVPAIIM, from the exons ATGAAGG CTCTCATTCTTGTCGGTGGTTTCGGTACCCGCCTGCGGCCTCTA ACTCTCACTCTTCCCAAGCCGCTCGTGGAGTTTGGTAATCGTCCTATGATTCTGCACCAGGTTGAGAGCTTAGCTGCTGCCGGTGTCACGGATATTGTCCTCGCTGTCAACTACCGCCCAGATGTCATGGTTTCTGCGCTCAAGAAG TACGAAGAGCAGTACAACGTAAAGATCGAGTTCTCCGTTGAGACCGAACCCCTCGGCACCGCTGGTCCCCTTAAACTGGCAGAGAGTATTCTCGCTAAAGACGACTCTCCATTCTTCGTCCTGAACTCAGATGTCATCTGTGACTATCCTTTCCAACAATTGGCCGAGTTTCACAAGCGCCACGGCGATGAAGGGACCATCGTCGTCACAAAAGTGGATGAGCCATCAAAATATGGTGTCGTTGTGCACAAGCCCAACCACCCCTCTCGCATTGACCGGTTCGTCGAGAAGCCCGTCGAGTTCGTCGGTAACCGCATCAACGCCGGTATGTATATCCTGAATCCGAGCGTGCTGAAGCGCATTGAGTTGCGCCCCACCTCCATTGAGCAAGAGACCTTCCCCGCCATCGTGCGGGACGGCCAGCTTCACTCATTTGACCTCGAGGGATTCTGGATGGATGTTGGTCAGCCCAAGGATTTCCTTACCGGAACCTGTCTTTACCTCACTTCCCTCACAAAGCGCAACTCGAAGCTACTCGCCCCAAACTCGGAGCCTTATGTATATGGTGGAAACGTCATGGTCGACCCTACTGCGAAGATTGGAAAGAACTGCCGCATCGGCCCTAATGTTGTCATCGGACCGAACGTCGTGATAGGTGACGGTGTCCGTCTGCAGCGGTGCGTACTCATGGAGAACAGCAAGGTCAAGGACCATGCCTGGATCAAATCAACCATCGTGGGATGGAACAGCTCCGTCGGCCGGTGGGCCCGTCTGGAAAATGTGACGGTTCTTGGTGACGATGTGACGATTGCCGACGAAGTCTACGTCAACGGCGGCTCGATCCTGCCACACAAGAGCATCAAGCAGAACATTGATG